The window CCATACACAACCATCGACAACACTCAGCCTGCTGCAGgtgcattgagttcccagccccaccTGCGGTTGCCCCGGCAGCTGCCACAAAGACACTGATTATGACGGGCTCAGCAAGGCCAGGCCTGGGTGCTAGAAGCGTGGCATCCTGCCCAAGCTGCCCTCGGCTTCACAGGGCTCCCGCGGAGGGTCCCGGGTGTCCACCCATGCTACCGAAGCACCGGCGCGCCGCCAGGGAAAGGGCCACACGACCCGCAGCCTTGCGGGGGCCTTACTTGGGAGCATCACAGCGCACCAGGACCCTGGAAGCCTCCCGAGGGGCTACGTGCCGGCAGGTCAGCACCAGGCGGGGTGCCACGGCCACTCCGGAACCCCACACGGCGCCGCACTCCACCAGCACGGCCGCGGCTGCCCACGACGGCTCGGGGCTTCGGAAGGGCAGGGCGCGCGGGGTGCCCAGCTCCGGCGGTAGGAAGGCGGCCAGGGCGGCCTCGCTGGGGCGCAGGCGGCCCAGcgcggcgcgggcggcgcggaTGAGCGGGGCGGCGGCGCAGAGCAGCGTGAGGCCCACCCACTCGCGGGCCTTCCAGCATAGCGGCGCCGCCACCAGCGCCACGAGCGTCCCCGCCGGCCGCGCCGCGAACACGCCGCCGCCCTCGCTGCCCGGGAGGCAGCGCGCGTCGGTGAGCAGCAGCGGGCCGGCCGCGTTGCTGAGCACGCCGCGGCTCAGGGTGTTGAGAAAGATGTCCGGACAGAAGGCTCCGAACGGCGAGCCGCAGGCCAGCAGCGGCGCGCCTTTGGGCACCGCCCCCGGGGACGCCACGGCCACTGCCGGCCCGCGCTCCGCCGCCGCCCCCGGGCCGGGCTGCACGCGCAGCAGCGCGAACCAGCCCAGCGCCCGCAGCTGATCCTCCTCGTCGTCTTCCGAGCCCTCGTCGTCCGGCGCCACACTCGCGAAGCGCCACTGCTCGCCCTCCGCGTCCCCGAAGAGGCGCTCGAAATGGGCCCGGAAGGCCGGGcagctcagcagcagcagcagctcggcGGGGCGCGGGCACTGCAGGGGCCGGCCGCGGAGCCGGGCTGGCGGGCTGGGCTccaggccggcgcactgcggcgtGCACAGCCCCGGGCGGCCCTCGTCGGCGCGGCCGTTGGAATCCGCGGCCGTTGGCGCCCACTGCACGTGCAGACGCAGGTCGTCGCCGCAGCTGTCGCCGGGCAGGAAGACGGCTTCGGCGGCGGCCAAGGCCTCACTGCCAGCCCGAAGAAAAGGCAGGAAGATGCCCCCatggcacagcaccaggcccGGGTTGCGGCTCAGGATCACCCCGCTGCAGCTCCACGATCCCGCCTCGGGCTGCTTGGCCCGGGAGGCGCTCACCACGCAGCCCACCTGCTCGGCTGCTCTCATGGCGAGTCCCCACTGCCGCCCCATGGCCTCGGGGGACCGAACACCCGGGACCCCGGCCCGCTGAAAGCCTCGCAGCGCCGCACACGGCCGCGAGCGACCCGCACAAGCACGGACTCGCGTCTTCCTCGTCGAGCTGGATTGGTTCAGCCCCAGCCGGCCCGAGCCGATTGGCTGCGGGTGAGCTGCTTTCCCCGCCCTCTTTGGGCCCATCCAATCCGTGGGAGCCGCTGTCACCGCGGGACGAGCTCCGGGAGAGTGACAGGCGTCACCGCGAGAAAGGCGGGTGGGCGGGTCCCTCCCTGCGTGTGCTGTCTCCCGTTTGCGGGAAAGAACAGAAGCAAGCGCTGACGTGGCTGGACCTGCCCTGGTCGTGACAGGACCTTCAGCCTCTGACCCCGGCTAAGAAAACTGTGGGATTTTGAACGTAATCTCAACAGCAGTCCACTAAGTGTCATTGAATTCACAAAATTAACCTCCCCCGCCAAGCCGAATTTCATGGAAAACGCATTTGCTGTTCTAAACCAAATTGCCGGAGGCGGCTCCCGTCAGAAACCTGAACACAGCCCTGAATTTTGCAATATGCACGTTTCACACAATGACGttcagcaccagccctgaggatTCTACACAAGGCCAGAATGTTGATGGTGCCAGTTCTGCGGGCCATGCAAGCTGTCTCCAAGCCCAACTCTGCAGCTGTAGCGCACAAAAGCTaaaggcaataaaataaaataaaatcttacactGAAAGGTGAATTTCATGTCGCTTTCATGAGTCATAAAAAATAGTAAGTACTCTTAATGTTCTCCAACTTTTTAATAATGTATAGCCTTTCTCACGTCACAGGCCACGCAAACACAGGCAACGGGGGCAGAGTCAGCCCACGAGCCATAGCTCGCATCCGTCACCTAGGACAACTTAAAACTTGCCTACTTTTCCCAGCAAGTACCCTTTGGGTACAGAGAGACATGAAGGTGGATGTGTGGGGGCTTCACGATGCCCCCTCGGTGGCCACCATCAGCCCGGCACTTGGCGACTggtgcatcccaggaggcaggacGCGGATCCTGATGCTCCTGGCGACACCCACCTGAGAGTGAGCAATGGCGATCCACCGCAGCACGAGCAGCACTAAGCCAAGCGCCttccaggggcaggcactgtcttCTTTTGGTTTTACTGCCCCACTTCCTCGCAATCAAGACGTCGGAGTCCCTTCTGCTGTGCGTCAGGTTTTGCTGTGCTGACGGCAGACCACAGCACAGAAGTCCCCGGTCACAGCCAGCAACAGTCAAGTCGAGACCCCTTGTGTGCATGTTCACGCTACCTCAAGCAGGACAAACGCCTCTGCCCGCAAGCCCACAGCATCCTTTCACAGGACAGCCTCTAAGAGCTCAATGCCTGTTGGGAAGACCTGGTTGCCTTTGGTTTGCCATTCTGTGTCCCAGTGCGTGAGTTTTGGAATCTCCCTTGGGGGTTTCAACAACAGAGCTTCCTACAAGCctaataacacacacacacacacacaagcagactCCTTCCCCTAGTTCACCAAATGCAGCATTCAACTGATTCTCTCCAGCTTTTTGGAAAACTGAGCTACACTGGGCTCAGCCCATGCTAGCACACTAATACAAGACTGCTCCAACACCGGCCCACTGTCCACAGCGTGCTCCAGAGTGCTCACACCGCCCTACACTTGGTGCCTCTAGTGGCCCACCTTTCGTTTTTATTCCTGGTAGCAGATTTCAAGTGTCTGACATCCCCGAATGTTTC of the Oryctolagus cuniculus chromosome 15, mOryCun1.1, whole genome shotgun sequence genome contains:
- the TYSND1 gene encoding peroxisomal leader peptide-processing protease; the protein is MGRQWGLAMRAAEQVGCVVSASRAKQPEAGSWSCSGVILSRNPGLVLCHGGIFLPFLRAGSEALAAAEAVFLPGDSCGDDLRLHVQWAPTAADSNGRADEGRPGLCTPQCAGLEPSPPARLRGRPLQCPRPAELLLLLSCPAFRAHFERLFGDAEGEQWRFASVAPDDEGSEDDEEDQLRALGWFALLRVQPGPGAAAERGPAVAVASPGAVPKGAPLLACGSPFGAFCPDIFLNTLSRGVLSNAAGPLLLTDARCLPGSEGGGVFAARPAGTLVALVAAPLCWKAREWVGLTLLCAAAPLIRAARAALGRLRPSEAALAAFLPPELGTPRALPFRSPEPSWAAAAVLVECGAVWGSGVAVAPRLVLTCRHVAPREASRVLVRCDAPKTVAVWGRVLFATQETSPYDVAVVSLEEALDGIAMPVPTERFSEGEAVSVVAYGVFGQACGPSVTSGILSAVVQVDDTPVMLQTTCAVHGGSSGGPLFSPRSGRLLGIVASNTRDNTTGATYPHLNFSIPITLLQPALQRYGETGDLGGFRELDHAAEPVRVVWRLQRPLEPPRSKL